Proteins from a genomic interval of Bacillota bacterium:
- a CDS encoding alanyl-tRNA editing protein, translating to MQNRQYYLNPYQVDYQTRVVSAAKIQDNYHVVLENTIFYPEGGGQPADTGFIENIPVLDVYEQQGVVYHVLPTAPQNNPVNCRIDWDRRFYHMQHHTGQHLLSAAFFREFGWQTWGFHLSDEYSTLDITAEELPSAIIREAELKINRLIQADKAINTYFITDLAEVDPKLLRKEPQVNSEIRIVEIAGYDAVPCCGTHLSSTGQVGLLKIMKTEKIRNMTRIYYRCGERALIDYQDKFDAVSKLALMFSSAEQDVLERVAAELEAKRTAEQELKKVKQQLLAYLAEDLTKQSNGSIIVHHLDSGEEPETAQLLIREVLALGNYLVLAEVNNRVFLSHNLTSDLNCGEIVKEYGIPLGGKGGGKKDFAQIFFADRAKLQEFITVVKSIT from the coding sequence TTGCAAAATAGACAGTATTATCTCAACCCCTATCAAGTGGATTATCAAACCAGAGTGGTTTCCGCAGCTAAAATTCAGGATAACTATCATGTGGTGCTGGAAAATACCATTTTCTATCCTGAAGGCGGTGGTCAGCCTGCGGATACTGGATTTATCGAAAACATTCCGGTTCTAGATGTTTATGAACAACAAGGAGTGGTTTACCATGTTCTGCCCACAGCACCCCAAAACAACCCAGTAAACTGTCGGATAGACTGGGATCGCCGCTTTTACCATATGCAGCACCATACCGGCCAGCATCTGCTCTCAGCTGCGTTTTTCCGGGAGTTTGGCTGGCAAACCTGGGGCTTCCATTTATCAGACGAATACTCTACTTTGGATATTACTGCTGAAGAGCTGCCATCGGCAATTATTAGAGAGGCAGAGTTAAAAATCAATCGGCTGATTCAAGCCGATAAGGCCATCAACACATATTTTATCACAGATTTGGCAGAAGTTGATCCTAAACTGCTCCGCAAAGAGCCGCAGGTCAATTCAGAAATCCGCATTGTGGAAATTGCTGGATACGATGCAGTTCCGTGCTGCGGTACCCATCTGTCAAGTACCGGTCAAGTGGGATTGCTTAAGATCATGAAAACAGAAAAAATCAGAAATATGACCCGAATCTATTACCGCTGCGGCGAACGAGCCCTCATAGATTATCAGGATAAATTTGATGCCGTATCAAAGCTGGCCTTAATGTTTTCCAGCGCCGAGCAGGATGTTCTGGAGCGGGTAGCCGCTGAATTAGAGGCGAAACGGACTGCAGAACAGGAACTGAAAAAGGTAAAGCAGCAGCTGTTAGCCTACCTTGCAGAGGATCTCACGAAGCAATCCAATGGATCAATAATTGTACATCACCTCGATTCAGGAGAAGAGCCAGAGACAGCCCAGCTGCTGATAAGGGAAGTTCTTGCTTTAGGAAACTATCTTGTCCTAGCAGAAGTAAACAACCGCGTTTTCCTCTCCCACAACCTCACCTCAGATCTCAACTGCGGTGAAATTGTCAAAGAATACGGAATCCCCCTCGGAGGAAAGGGAGGCGGCAAGAAAGACTTTGCTCAGATTTTCTTTGCTGATAGAGCTAAACTACAGGAATTCATCACGGTTGTTAAGTCTATAACCTAA